One Streptomyces sp. NBC_00102 DNA segment encodes these proteins:
- a CDS encoding serine/threonine-protein kinase, protein MSGRIVAGRYELAAILGQGGMGQVWTAYDRRLDRRVAVKLLRPDRMGVPGGREEADELRRRFARECRVTAQVDHPGLVTVHDAGGDGDDLFLVMSHVEGSDLADHLAEHDPYPWPWAVAVAAQLCAVLSAVHAVPIVHRDLKPRNVMVRPDGTVTVLDLGVASVLDTDTTRLTHTGSPIGSPAYMAPEQAMGGAVGPYTDLYALGVLLHELLSGDVPFSGSTALGVLHRHLYEPPLPVRSIRADVPEQLEALVLRLLAKDPQARPGSAQEVYEALAPLLPAHGTPGGPLDPTRPFLRPHAPWPDRAAPVPAPATGFGPPPAPARPASGRADVARAVDDVKRLLGEGRITQAVDILGSILPTAAAEHGERSPVVRILRKQYAATLMDDGQYRRALPELRRLADDRAAEAGPGDPQTLQYRYDAAQCLEQLGETAAALNEYRAVLPYYENVYGAVATDPGRSFDIRHRIGLLLLAVGDHTAGRSQLQALLYDTERSYGPHHPLPAELRRQLTHQRDVRGG, encoded by the coding sequence GTGAGCGGACGGATCGTCGCCGGACGGTACGAACTCGCCGCGATCCTCGGGCAGGGCGGCATGGGCCAGGTCTGGACGGCCTACGACCGGCGGCTCGACCGCCGGGTCGCGGTGAAGCTGCTGCGCCCCGACCGGATGGGCGTGCCCGGCGGCCGGGAGGAGGCCGACGAACTGCGCCGCAGGTTCGCCCGGGAGTGCAGGGTGACCGCGCAGGTCGACCACCCCGGACTCGTCACCGTCCACGACGCCGGGGGCGACGGCGACGACCTCTTCCTCGTCATGAGTCACGTCGAGGGCTCCGACCTCGCCGACCACCTCGCCGAGCACGACCCCTACCCGTGGCCCTGGGCCGTCGCGGTCGCCGCCCAGCTCTGCGCGGTGCTCAGCGCCGTGCACGCGGTGCCGATCGTCCACCGCGACCTCAAACCCCGCAACGTGATGGTCCGTCCCGACGGCACCGTCACCGTGCTCGACCTCGGCGTCGCCTCGGTACTGGACACCGACACCACCCGGCTCACCCACACCGGTTCGCCGATCGGCTCCCCGGCGTACATGGCGCCCGAGCAGGCGATGGGCGGTGCGGTCGGCCCGTACACCGACCTGTACGCCCTCGGTGTGCTGCTGCACGAACTGCTCAGCGGGGACGTGCCGTTCTCCGGGTCCACCGCCCTCGGCGTGCTCCACCGCCACCTCTACGAACCGCCGCTGCCGGTCCGCAGTATCCGGGCCGACGTGCCCGAGCAGCTGGAGGCCCTCGTCCTGCGGCTGCTCGCCAAGGACCCGCAGGCCCGCCCCGGTTCCGCGCAGGAGGTGTACGAGGCCCTCGCCCCGTTGCTGCCCGCGCACGGCACGCCCGGCGGACCGCTCGACCCGACCCGCCCCTTCCTCCGCCCGCACGCGCCCTGGCCCGACCGGGCCGCCCCCGTCCCCGCACCGGCCACCGGCTTCGGCCCGCCGCCCGCACCCGCGCGGCCGGCATCCGGCCGGGCGGACGTGGCGCGCGCCGTCGACGACGTCAAGCGGCTCCTCGGCGAGGGCCGGATCACCCAGGCCGTGGACATCCTCGGCTCCATCCTGCCGACCGCCGCCGCCGAACACGGCGAACGCTCACCCGTCGTCCGCATCCTGCGCAAGCAGTACGCGGCGACGCTGATGGACGACGGCCAGTACCGCCGCGCCCTGCCCGAACTGCGCCGCCTCGCCGACGACCGTGCCGCCGAGGCCGGACCCGGCGACCCGCAGACCCTCCAGTACCGCTACGACGCCGCCCAGTGCCTGGAGCAGCTCGGCGAGACGGCCGCCGCGCTCAACGAGTACCGCGCGGTCCTCCCGTACTACGAGAACGTCTACGGGGCCGTCGCCACCGACCCCGGCCGCTCCTTCGACATCCGCCACCGCATCGGCCTGCTGCTGCTCGCCGTCGGCGACCACACCGCGGGCCGGTCCCAGCTGCAGGCCCTGCTGTACGACACCGAGCGCTCCTACGGCCCGCACCACCCGCTCCCCGCCGAACTGCGCCGGCAGCTGACGCACCAGCGGGACGTTCGGGGCGGCTGA
- a CDS encoding SurA N-terminal domain-containing protein yields MHRRRRTALTLSAALLLSAPVLTACGGDAHPGAAAIVGGQRIEVSTLQSDVAEVRSAQQSSPQSAQLVKGSGQLPRAALHRLIFGQVLDKAAEDAGVTVSRKELQQVHQAAVAQYGGEDELAATLLQERWISPEQIDGDLRQEVQLPKLAAALGADLQTQEGTQKVTEALTKASKSLHIDVNPRYGAWDDQQIRLGTYESPWLAKATGTDTAASGGDGAGGDGTAQDGSGQDSGQAETAPTG; encoded by the coding sequence TTGCACCGCCGTCGTCGCACCGCGCTCACCCTCTCCGCCGCTCTCCTCCTCTCCGCGCCCGTTCTCACCGCCTGCGGCGGCGACGCCCACCCCGGGGCCGCCGCGATCGTCGGGGGACAGCGGATCGAGGTCTCCACCCTCCAGTCGGACGTCGCCGAGGTGCGCAGCGCCCAGCAGAGCTCGCCGCAGTCCGCCCAGCTGGTGAAGGGATCCGGACAGCTCCCGCGCGCCGCTCTGCACCGGCTGATCTTCGGGCAGGTCCTCGACAAGGCGGCCGAGGACGCCGGAGTGACCGTCAGCCGCAAGGAGCTCCAGCAGGTGCACCAGGCGGCCGTCGCGCAGTACGGCGGCGAGGACGAGCTGGCCGCGACCCTCCTCCAGGAGCGCTGGATCTCCCCGGAGCAGATCGACGGCGACCTGCGCCAGGAGGTCCAGCTGCCCAAGCTGGCGGCGGCGCTCGGCGCGGACCTGCAGACCCAGGAGGGCACCCAGAAGGTGACCGAGGCGCTCACCAAGGCGTCGAAGTCGCTGCACATCGACGTCAACCCGCGCTACGGAGCCTGGGACGACCAGCAGATCCGCCTCGGCACCTACGAGTCCCCCTGGCTCGCCAAGGCCACCGGCACCGACACGGCCGCATCCGGCGGAGACGGCGCCGGCGGCGACGGCACCGCACAGGACGGCTCCGGGCAGGACTCCGGGCAGGCGGAGACCGCCCCGACGGGCTGA
- a CDS encoding nucleoside triphosphate pyrophosphohydrolase — MNAEAPGRVVLLTASHRVAPGLLSWPAWQTLRAADRVVCGAPDHVQLPYLREAGVTVENTELTAEELVDACAGDRTVVVLVGGEGDQRLTDGLARLGGSGRIRMPDLELLPGSYDLPGARLLDLVQVMDVIRRECPWTSTMTHRGLAKYVIEETYELVEAIEDGDREELREELGDVLLQVVFHARIAEEDAEEPFAIDDVAGTVVEKLIHRHPHVFGDATADTPEDVRAHWLRTKAVEKRRDSVTEGVPLGQPALALAAKLGSRVRSADLAVALPAGDTLGHELLALAVRAEAEGVDPEAALRAAARAYRDAILAAEGIGAPDTVDE; from the coding sequence GTGAACGCTGAAGCACCCGGCCGGGTCGTCCTCCTCACCGCCAGCCACCGAGTCGCCCCCGGACTGCTGTCCTGGCCCGCCTGGCAGACGCTGCGCGCCGCCGACCGCGTCGTGTGCGGCGCCCCCGACCACGTGCAGCTCCCGTATCTGCGCGAGGCGGGCGTCACCGTCGAGAACACCGAGCTCACCGCCGAGGAACTGGTCGACGCCTGCGCCGGCGACCGGACCGTGGTGGTCCTGGTCGGCGGCGAGGGCGACCAGCGGCTGACCGACGGACTCGCCCGCCTCGGCGGCTCCGGCCGGATCCGGATGCCGGACCTGGAGCTGCTCCCCGGCTCGTACGACCTGCCGGGCGCCCGCCTCCTCGACCTCGTCCAGGTCATGGACGTGATCCGCCGCGAGTGCCCGTGGACCTCGACGATGACCCACCGGGGCCTCGCCAAGTACGTCATCGAGGAGACGTACGAGCTGGTCGAGGCGATCGAGGACGGCGACCGCGAGGAGCTCCGCGAGGAGCTCGGGGACGTACTCCTCCAGGTCGTCTTCCACGCGCGGATCGCCGAGGAGGACGCGGAGGAGCCCTTCGCCATCGACGACGTGGCGGGCACCGTGGTGGAGAAGCTGATCCACCGTCATCCGCACGTCTTCGGCGACGCCACCGCCGACACCCCCGAGGACGTCCGGGCGCACTGGCTGCGCACCAAGGCGGTCGAGAAGCGGCGCGACTCGGTCACCGAGGGCGTCCCGCTCGGCCAGCCCGCGCTCGCCCTCGCGGCGAAGCTCGGCAGCCGGGTCCGGAGCGCGGACCTGGCGGTCGCCCTGCCCGCGGGCGACACCCTCGGCCACGAGCTGCTCGCCCTCGCCGTCCGCGCCGAGGCCGAAGGCGTCGACCCGGAAGCCGCCCTGCGCGCGGCGGCCCGCGCCTACCGGGACGCGAT